A stretch of DNA from Micromonospora sp. WMMD1155:
TTCGCGGTCGCCAGCCGGGGCGACTGGGAGGGCCTGCCCGATCGGGCGGAACTGACGCTGCTGAACCACGAGCCGGGCGGTACGGTCCGCTGACCGGGTGGCGGGCAATCCGGCCCGCCCGCCGCCGCCCCCGCAGATCCCCCTTGGAGGAGCGAGATGGAGCTGACCGAGCCGACCGTCTGGAGCACCGACCGGTTGGAGCTGGGCGAAGGGCTGCGCTGGGTCGACGACCGCCTGGTCCTCGTCGACCTGCTGGCCGGACGACTGCTGGAGACCGACGGCGACGCCCCCTCCCCGCTCCGGGAGGTGCGCCGAGTCGACGTTCCGCTCGGCGCGGTCGCTCCGGTGGCCGGCCGTCCCGGTGACTGGCTGGCCGCCGCCGGGACCGGCCTCACCCTGCTGCCCGCCACCGGCGACAGCCGACCGGTCGCCGACCTGGTCGGTGACGCACCCGAGCCCACCCGGATGAACGACGCGGTCGCCGACCCGCACGGCCACTTCTGGGCCGGCAGCATGACGTACGCGGCGCTGCCCGGCCAGGGCACGCTGTTCCGGCTCACTTCGGGCGCGGCGCCGGTGGCCGCGGTGACCGGTCTGACCATCCCGAACGGGCCGGCGTTCGACGCCACCGGCACCACCATGTACCTGGCCGACACGCCGCGCGGCGAGATCGACCGGTTCACCGTCGACCCGGCGACCGGGGAGCTGAGCGGGCGGGAGCCGTTCCTGCGGCTGTCCCAGGCCGACGGCGGCCCGGACGGCATGACCGTCGACGCCGCCGGTCACCTCTGGATCGCGCTGTGGGGCGGCTCGGCGGTGCGCCGATACCGACC
This window harbors:
- a CDS encoding SMP-30/gluconolactonase/LRE family protein produces the protein MELTEPTVWSTDRLELGEGLRWVDDRLVLVDLLAGRLLETDGDAPSPLREVRRVDVPLGAVAPVAGRPGDWLAAAGTGLTLLPATGDSRPVADLVGDAPEPTRMNDAVADPHGHFWAGSMTYAALPGQGTLFRLTSGAAPVAAVTGLTIPNGPAFDATGTTMYLADTPRGEIDRFTVDPATGELSGREPFLRLSQADGGPDGMTVDAAGHLWIALWGGSAVRRYRPDGTLEQEIRLPAKQPAGICLGGPDLRRLFIGTARVGLTTPGAEDGALLAVDVPVPGLPAARAAAPVA